The proteins below are encoded in one region of Amycolatopsis acidiphila:
- a CDS encoding NADP-dependent oxidoreductase, giving the protein MRAITVRDRDAGVGGLTLTDLPYPHAAENDVIVRVHAAGFTPGELDWPGTWTDRAGRDRTPSVPGHELSGVVVELGYGTTGLTVGQRVFGLTDWTRNGSLAEYTAVEARNLAPLAADIEHTVAAALPISGLTAWQGLFDHARLTTGQTVLVHGAAGGVGSIAVQLAREAGAHVIGTGRADDRDVVLGLGARAFLDLGTDDLASVGEVDVVLDVIGGDVLQQSTALVRPGGTLVTIAAPPTLQPHDGRAIFFVVEPDRARLADLAQRLRDGRLKPIAGPVRPLSETADAFARRRRAPGKTIIQVTG; this is encoded by the coding sequence ATGCGAGCCATCACCGTGCGAGACCGCGACGCGGGCGTCGGCGGACTCACCCTCACCGACCTGCCTTACCCCCACGCCGCCGAGAACGACGTCATCGTGCGGGTGCACGCCGCGGGCTTCACCCCCGGAGAGCTCGACTGGCCGGGAACGTGGACCGACCGCGCGGGCCGCGACCGGACGCCCAGCGTCCCCGGGCACGAACTGTCCGGAGTCGTCGTCGAGCTGGGCTACGGAACCACCGGCCTCACCGTCGGCCAGCGGGTGTTCGGCCTGACCGACTGGACCCGCAACGGCTCCCTGGCCGAGTACACCGCGGTGGAGGCTCGCAACCTGGCCCCGCTCGCGGCCGACATCGAGCACACCGTGGCCGCCGCGCTGCCCATCTCCGGACTGACCGCATGGCAGGGACTGTTCGACCACGCGCGCCTCACCACGGGCCAGACCGTGCTCGTCCACGGCGCCGCGGGCGGCGTCGGCTCCATCGCCGTCCAACTCGCCCGCGAGGCAGGCGCCCACGTGATCGGCACCGGCCGGGCCGACGACCGCGACGTCGTACTCGGCCTCGGCGCGCGGGCCTTCCTCGACCTGGGCACCGACGACCTGGCGAGCGTCGGCGAGGTCGACGTGGTGTTGGACGTCATCGGCGGCGACGTCCTCCAGCAGTCCACTGCGCTCGTACGCCCCGGCGGCACCCTCGTCACCATCGCCGCGCCACCCACCCTCCAGCCCCACGACGGCCGGGCCATCTTCTTCGTCGTCGAACCCGACCGCGCCCGGCTCGCCGACCTCGCCCAGCGCCTGCGGGACGGACGACTCAAGCCGATCGCCGGCCCCGTGCGACCGCTCTCCGAGACCGCCGACGCGTTCGCCCGCCGCCGGCGCGCCCCCGGCAAGACGATCATCCAGGTCACGGGATGA
- a CDS encoding zinc-dependent alcohol dehydrogenase translates to MSQSAVTSAPAPSGGIPDRMRAAVLFGPGDLRVVERDVPSYGPDEVLVRVAMCGACGTDLKILDGHFPQTPPFGEYTPGHEWTGTIVAVGSNVDEFAPGDKVCIEAHRGCGRCANCVTGKYTACLNYGDTGKGHRATGMTTDGGFAEYAVHHVSALYRLPEHLSPEDAVLITTAGTGLYGLDTAQGYIVGQTVVVFGPGAVGLMTAQVCKVMGAAKVILVGTRQSRLDLGLRLGVDQVVNAQETDPVERVLELTGGVGPDLTIEASGGPSTPQQAVEVTKRGGKILFVAFYPGKVEFDLSAAIRKDITMYTSRGEGGNNVERAVALAASGALRGKELVTHHFPLEQIGEAFRVIREREGDPLKVVIVP, encoded by the coding sequence ATGAGCCAATCGGCAGTCACGTCCGCTCCCGCGCCTTCCGGCGGCATCCCGGACCGGATGCGGGCCGCGGTCCTGTTCGGACCCGGCGACCTCCGCGTGGTCGAGCGCGACGTCCCGTCGTACGGGCCCGACGAGGTCCTGGTGCGCGTGGCCATGTGTGGCGCGTGCGGTACGGACCTGAAGATCCTCGACGGGCACTTCCCGCAGACCCCGCCGTTCGGCGAGTACACGCCCGGCCACGAGTGGACGGGCACGATCGTCGCCGTCGGGTCCAATGTGGACGAGTTCGCGCCCGGCGACAAGGTCTGCATCGAAGCGCACCGCGGCTGCGGCCGGTGCGCCAACTGCGTGACCGGCAAGTACACCGCGTGCCTCAACTACGGCGACACCGGCAAGGGGCACCGGGCCACCGGCATGACGACCGACGGTGGCTTCGCCGAGTACGCCGTGCACCACGTCAGCGCGCTCTACCGGCTGCCCGAGCACCTCTCGCCCGAAGACGCCGTGCTGATCACGACCGCCGGCACCGGGCTCTACGGGCTGGACACCGCGCAGGGCTACATCGTCGGCCAGACCGTCGTCGTGTTCGGGCCAGGGGCGGTCGGCTTGATGACCGCGCAGGTGTGCAAGGTGATGGGCGCGGCGAAGGTCATCCTGGTGGGCACCCGCCAGTCCCGGCTCGATCTGGGCCTGCGGCTGGGCGTCGACCAGGTGGTCAACGCCCAGGAGACCGACCCGGTGGAGCGCGTCCTCGAGCTCACCGGTGGCGTGGGCCCGGACCTGACGATCGAGGCCTCGGGGGGACCGTCCACACCGCAGCAGGCCGTCGAGGTCACCAAGCGCGGCGGGAAGATCCTCTTCGTCGCGTTCTACCCGGGCAAGGTCGAGTTCGACCTGAGCGCCGCGATCCGCAAGGACATCACGATGTACACCTCACGCGGTGAGGGCGGCAACAACGTGGAGCGCGCGGTGGCGCTCGCGGCCAGCGGGGCGTTGCGCGGCAAGGAACTCGTCACCCACCACTTTCCGCTCGAGCAGATCGGCGAGGCGTTCCGGGTGATCAGGGAGAGGGAAGGGGACCCGCTGAAGGTGGTCATCGTGCCATGA
- a CDS encoding GlxA family transcriptional regulator yields the protein MPPSSALPTTRRPASPGAAGHPVPHRVEILVYDGVTLLDVAGPAEVLKEANRFGADYRIVLVSPTGADVTSNLGIRIAVDAAVSGESAPATFLVAGADRYPRARVPQELADAARIPAAVAGRVASICTGAFVLAAAGLLEGKRATTHWQVTHELAVRCPTCRVEPDAIYVRNGTTYTSAGVTAGIDLALALVEEDHGPDVARDVARALVVYMQRAGGQSQFSAPLQGPPPRSPALRTITDRVTANPGGDHSLGALAKHLNVSTRQLTRLFRDELSTTPARYVENIRFDLARALLDQGHTATQAATLAGFPSYESMRRVFARKLSLSPAAYQRRFRNARRAGAG from the coding sequence GTGCCCCCGTCTTCCGCGCTGCCGACGACCCGTCGTCCGGCGTCGCCCGGGGCAGCCGGGCACCCGGTCCCGCACCGCGTCGAGATCCTGGTCTACGACGGAGTGACCCTGCTGGACGTCGCCGGTCCCGCCGAGGTGTTGAAGGAGGCGAACCGGTTCGGCGCCGACTACCGGATCGTGCTGGTGTCACCGACCGGTGCGGACGTCACGTCGAACCTCGGCATCCGGATCGCGGTCGACGCCGCCGTGTCGGGCGAGTCGGCCCCCGCCACGTTCCTGGTGGCCGGTGCGGACCGCTACCCGCGCGCCCGCGTCCCCCAGGAGCTGGCGGACGCCGCGCGGATACCGGCGGCGGTGGCCGGCCGGGTCGCGTCGATCTGCACGGGAGCGTTCGTCCTCGCCGCCGCCGGCCTCCTCGAGGGCAAGCGCGCGACCACGCACTGGCAGGTCACCCACGAACTCGCCGTCCGGTGCCCGACGTGCCGCGTCGAACCCGATGCGATCTACGTCCGCAACGGCACCACCTACACCTCCGCCGGGGTGACGGCGGGCATCGATCTGGCTCTCGCCCTCGTCGAAGAGGACCACGGACCGGACGTGGCTCGGGACGTCGCGCGCGCTCTCGTGGTCTACATGCAGCGTGCGGGCGGACAGTCGCAGTTCTCGGCTCCGCTGCAAGGGCCGCCGCCGCGTTCGCCCGCCCTCCGCACCATCACCGACCGGGTGACGGCGAACCCCGGCGGGGACCACTCGCTCGGTGCGCTCGCGAAACACCTCAACGTGAGCACCCGGCAGCTCACCCGGCTCTTCCGCGACGAACTGTCCACGACACCGGCGCGGTACGTGGAGAACATCCGGTTCGACCTGGCCAGGGCCCTGCTCGACCAAGGGCACACCGCGACGCAAGCCGCCACGCTCGCCGGGTTCCCCAGTTACGAAAGCATGCGCCGCGTCTTCGCCAGGAAGCTTTCTCTCAGCCCCGCTGCCTACCAGCGACGGTTCCGCAACGCACGCCGCGCCGGCGCGGGTTAG
- a CDS encoding LacI family DNA-binding transcriptional regulator, translating to MAERSRRRQGQRTVSIRDVAEAAGVSVATVSRALSADSASFQIRPETRQHVLETSAALGYRPNDLARALLQQRTSVIGVIVPDIANPFYTGVVRGIEDVASEAGYRMVLCNTDREPDRLDKYLETLVSSRVDGVLIAGGAADTPLDVDVFTRYHTKVVVVGRHDVACPSVQLDNVAAGAAITAHLAGLGHRRIALIAGPGDSRTMRDRLEGYRSALRAHGLPQLDELIRRGELDEDSGYRAAGELSTMDVPPTGIVTLNDRMAVGALAALHDRGISVPQKVSVTGFDDVSFASYVRPKLTTVSVPTYRIGTTAAELLLSALRGEPDSDGGKRVVLPTEVVIRDSSAPPPA from the coding sequence GTGGCAGAACGATCGCGGAGACGTCAGGGCCAGCGGACGGTCAGTATCAGGGATGTCGCAGAGGCCGCCGGGGTCTCCGTGGCCACGGTCTCCCGCGCGCTGAGCGCCGACTCGGCCAGTTTCCAGATTCGTCCCGAGACCCGGCAGCACGTGCTGGAGACCAGCGCGGCCCTGGGCTACCGTCCGAACGACCTCGCACGGGCGCTGCTGCAGCAACGTACCTCGGTCATCGGCGTCATCGTGCCCGACATCGCCAACCCGTTCTACACCGGCGTCGTGCGCGGCATCGAGGACGTCGCCTCCGAGGCCGGCTACCGCATGGTGCTGTGCAACACCGACCGTGAACCCGACCGCCTGGACAAGTACCTCGAGACGTTGGTGTCGAGCCGGGTCGACGGTGTGCTCATCGCCGGCGGTGCGGCGGACACCCCGCTCGACGTGGACGTCTTCACGCGGTACCACACGAAAGTGGTCGTCGTGGGCAGGCACGACGTGGCGTGCCCGTCGGTGCAGCTCGACAACGTCGCCGCCGGGGCGGCGATCACCGCGCACCTCGCCGGGCTCGGCCACCGGCGGATCGCGCTCATCGCCGGTCCCGGCGACTCCCGCACCATGCGCGATCGCCTGGAGGGTTACCGCAGCGCGTTGCGCGCACACGGGCTTCCGCAGCTCGACGAGCTGATCAGGCGAGGCGAGCTGGACGAGGACTCCGGCTATCGCGCGGCGGGCGAACTGTCCACGATGGACGTTCCCCCGACGGGCATCGTGACGCTCAACGACCGGATGGCGGTCGGCGCTCTCGCGGCACTGCATGATCGGGGCATTTCCGTGCCCCAGAAGGTATCGGTCACGGGATTCGACGACGTGTCGTTCGCGTCCTACGTCCGGCCGAAGTTGACGACGGTCTCGGTGCCGACCTACCGCATCGGCACCACCGCGGCCGAGCTGCTGCTCAGCGCGCTCCGCGGCGAGCCGGACAGCGACGGGGGCAAGCGGGTTGTGCTGCCCACCGAGGTGGTCATCCGGGACAGCTCCGCGCCGCCGCCGGCGTAG
- a CDS encoding HD domain-containing protein, which yields MSEVIAGLDVPETAAVAEATRLIQETTSPLIYHHSRRVFFFSRMHAHQLGVKPDPELLYLAAMFHDAGLLTPFSDVEQRFEVDGADHARKFLLERGFSAAAAETVWTAIALHTTPGIPGRMGPEIASTHLGVLTEVIGLGLDRFEHDQVEEILAAHPRGDFKNEFLRAYVAGNKNRPETTNGTVNSDVLEHFIPGFHRTTTVERIVGSPWPS from the coding sequence ATGTCAGAGGTCATCGCGGGGTTGGACGTTCCCGAGACAGCGGCGGTCGCCGAAGCGACGCGGCTCATCCAGGAGACGACCAGTCCCCTCATCTACCACCACTCCCGGCGGGTTTTCTTCTTCAGCCGAATGCACGCGCACCAGCTCGGCGTGAAACCGGACCCGGAACTGCTGTACCTGGCCGCCATGTTCCACGACGCCGGTCTGCTGACGCCCTTTTCCGACGTCGAACAGCGGTTCGAGGTCGATGGCGCCGACCACGCCCGCAAGTTCCTGCTCGAGCGCGGTTTCTCGGCCGCCGCCGCGGAAACCGTGTGGACGGCGATCGCGCTGCACACCACGCCGGGCATTCCCGGCCGGATGGGCCCGGAGATCGCCAGCACGCACCTCGGCGTGCTGACCGAAGTCATCGGCCTCGGCCTGGACCGGTTCGAGCACGACCAGGTCGAGGAGATCCTCGCCGCGCACCCGCGCGGGGACTTCAAGAACGAGTTCCTGCGAGCCTACGTGGCGGGGAACAAGAACCGCCCCGAAACCACGAACGGCACCGTGAACTCCGACGTGCTCGAGCATTTCATCCCCGGCTTCCACCGCACGACCACGGTGGAGCGCATCGTCGGCTCCCCCTGGCCCAGCTGA
- a CDS encoding L-lactate permease, with protein MHHQLITPVGRSLAWSALTASLPLVLLLVLLGVVRMRAHWAALISVLAALAVAVLVYRLPPVTALSTTVEGAAAGLFPIVWIVLNAVWVNRLVQVSGYLDRVRETFLVLSDDVRVQALVVAFCFGSLLEAMAGFGAPIAVVAALLLAMGYSPVRAATVALFADAAGTAFGSVGNPILTLSKTTGLAAEPLGDMVGRQSAMVAFFVPFVLLLVLGGWRCLRELWPLALALAAGFSVGQFVVSNYVAFQLADLGGAVLAALAGVAVLRLRRTRPVAAEAPGAARSPTAMRSRPLTLWPTVRAFVPYAVLTALLALVSIDGPVSRAVGGLSVSFVWPGTKVVRPNGSPVSLRTFTIDFVSATGTVLLVTGLIAMLVLRIRWRTGLREYKASAVQIRFAAATVMCVLAFAYLLNYSGQAATIGAFFAGAGSAFVLLSPVLGWLGVAATGSDTSANALFGAVQVASAQHIGVSAYLLAGANSAAGSLGKLISPQNLAMAAAAVGLSGHEGVLFRRTFWWSLLYLALFIVIIYLMAKGPLSGIVI; from the coding sequence ATGCACCATCAGCTCATCACTCCCGTAGGCAGGTCGCTGGCGTGGTCGGCACTGACCGCCTCGCTGCCGCTGGTACTCCTGCTCGTCCTGCTCGGCGTCGTCCGGATGCGGGCGCACTGGGCCGCGCTGATCAGCGTGCTCGCCGCGCTCGCCGTGGCCGTGCTGGTGTACCGGCTGCCGCCGGTGACCGCGCTGAGCACGACCGTCGAAGGAGCGGCCGCCGGGTTGTTCCCCATCGTCTGGATCGTGCTGAACGCGGTCTGGGTGAACCGGCTCGTCCAGGTCTCCGGGTACCTGGACCGGGTGCGCGAGACGTTCCTGGTGCTCTCCGACGACGTTCGGGTGCAGGCGCTGGTCGTCGCGTTCTGCTTCGGGTCGTTGCTGGAGGCCATGGCGGGCTTCGGCGCGCCGATCGCAGTCGTCGCGGCCTTGTTGCTGGCGATGGGCTACTCGCCGGTCCGTGCGGCGACCGTGGCGTTGTTCGCCGACGCGGCGGGCACCGCGTTCGGCTCGGTGGGCAACCCGATCCTGACGCTGAGCAAGACCACGGGGCTCGCCGCGGAACCGCTGGGCGACATGGTCGGCAGGCAGTCGGCGATGGTCGCGTTCTTCGTGCCGTTCGTACTCCTGCTCGTGCTCGGCGGCTGGCGCTGCCTGCGTGAGCTGTGGCCGCTCGCGCTGGCGCTCGCGGCCGGGTTCAGTGTCGGGCAGTTCGTCGTCTCGAACTACGTCGCGTTCCAGCTGGCCGACCTCGGCGGCGCGGTGCTCGCCGCGCTGGCGGGTGTCGCGGTGCTGCGGCTGCGCCGCACGCGGCCGGTCGCCGCGGAGGCCCCCGGGGCCGCGCGCAGCCCCACGGCGATGCGGTCGCGGCCGCTCACGCTCTGGCCGACGGTGCGGGCGTTCGTCCCGTACGCCGTGCTCACGGCGTTGCTCGCGCTGGTGTCGATCGACGGGCCGGTCAGCCGGGCGGTGGGCGGGTTGTCGGTGAGCTTCGTCTGGCCGGGCACGAAAGTGGTCCGCCCCAACGGGTCGCCGGTGTCGCTGCGGACCTTCACCATCGACTTCGTCAGCGCGACCGGCACGGTTTTGCTCGTCACCGGCCTCATCGCGATGCTCGTCCTGCGGATCCGCTGGCGCACCGGACTGAGAGAGTACAAGGCTTCCGCGGTGCAGATCCGCTTCGCCGCCGCGACCGTGATGTGCGTGCTCGCGTTCGCCTACCTGCTCAACTACTCGGGCCAGGCGGCGACGATCGGCGCGTTCTTCGCGGGCGCGGGGAGTGCCTTCGTGCTGCTGTCGCCGGTGCTCGGCTGGCTGGGTGTCGCGGCGACCGGGTCCGACACCTCGGCCAACGCCCTGTTCGGCGCGGTGCAGGTGGCGTCGGCACAGCACATCGGCGTCAGCGCCTACCTGCTCGCGGGCGCCAACAGCGCGGCGGGCTCGCTCGGCAAGCTGATCAGTCCGCAGAACCTCGCGATGGCGGCGGCCGCGGTCGGTCTGTCCGGGCACGAGGGCGTGCTGTTCCGCCGGACGTTCTGGTGGAGTCTGCTGTACCTGGCGCTGTTCATCGTGATCATTTACCTGATGGCGAAGGGACCGCTGTCGGGAATCGTGATCTGA
- a CDS encoding four-carbon acid sugar kinase family protein: MRLAYYADDFTGATDVLERYTLAGVSAAVFLSPPEPAELAAYPGLECVGIAGSGRIVGIQELEREWLAALSALTGLGAALVQYKVCSTFDSSARVGNIGHALAVGSRALAQDVVPVLGGCPHLGRYCCFGNLFATYGLDGRTYRLDRHPSMSRHPTTPAREADLVRMLASQTSLPVRSLPLPQLEDLDATLATAEPGLLVVDALTDEHVGAFGRSVLGRAQTPYLVAGPSSVAVGVAGLLGRTPLPASTVDPEPATVVLSGSRSPVTAEQLSHAESAGFAVFRTSATGQAVRALRDGVPVIVRAPNDQGHGSGARIRRALAAAARRIHRDGFARRFVVCGGDTSTSVARALGVRSVSMLARLADAVPLCTARLDDGSTIEIAFKGGQMGAPDLLVDAAGSATPAAARSCPG, translated from the coding sequence ATGCGGCTGGCCTACTACGCCGACGACTTCACCGGCGCGACGGACGTGCTCGAGCGGTACACGCTCGCCGGCGTCTCCGCCGCGGTGTTCCTGTCCCCACCGGAACCGGCGGAGCTCGCCGCGTATCCGGGCCTGGAGTGCGTCGGCATCGCGGGCAGCGGCCGGATCGTCGGCATCCAGGAGCTCGAGCGGGAGTGGCTCGCCGCGCTCTCGGCACTGACCGGGCTCGGTGCGGCGCTCGTGCAGTACAAGGTGTGCTCGACCTTCGACTCCTCGGCCCGGGTCGGCAACATCGGGCACGCGCTGGCCGTCGGGTCGCGGGCGCTGGCCCAGGACGTCGTTCCCGTCCTGGGCGGGTGCCCGCACCTCGGCCGCTACTGCTGTTTCGGCAACCTCTTCGCGACCTACGGTCTCGACGGGCGGACCTACCGGCTGGACCGTCACCCCAGCATGTCCCGGCATCCGACGACGCCCGCACGGGAAGCCGACCTGGTGCGGATGCTCGCGTCCCAGACGAGCCTGCCGGTGCGGAGCCTGCCGCTGCCGCAGCTGGAAGACCTCGATGCCACGCTGGCCACCGCAGAGCCGGGTCTGCTGGTGGTGGACGCGCTCACCGACGAGCACGTCGGGGCGTTCGGCCGGTCGGTGCTCGGCAGAGCGCAGACGCCCTACCTGGTGGCCGGCCCGTCGAGCGTCGCGGTCGGCGTCGCCGGGCTGCTCGGCCGCACCCCGCTCCCGGCGTCCACAGTGGACCCGGAACCGGCGACGGTCGTGCTGTCGGGCAGCCGCTCGCCGGTGACGGCAGAGCAGCTCTCCCACGCCGAATCGGCGGGTTTCGCGGTGTTCCGGACCTCGGCGACGGGCCAGGCGGTGCGGGCCTTGCGCGACGGGGTGCCCGTGATCGTGCGCGCACCGAACGATCAGGGGCACGGTTCGGGTGCGCGGATCCGGCGAGCGCTCGCCGCCGCGGCACGGCGGATCCACCGGGACGGCTTCGCGCGGCGCTTCGTCGTCTGTGGCGGCGACACCTCGACCAGTGTCGCACGTGCCCTCGGCGTGCGATCGGTGTCGATGCTCGCGCGGCTCGCCGACGCCGTACCGCTGTGCACGGCCCGGCTCGACGACGGCTCCACGATCGAGATCGCCTTCAAGGGCGGTCAGATGGGTGCCCCGGATCTCCTGGTCGACGCCGCCGGAAGCGCTACGCCGGCGGCGGCGCGGAGCTGTCCCGGATGA